From the Buchnera aphidicola (Mindarus keteleerifoliae) genome, one window contains:
- a CDS encoding anthranilate synthase component 1 has protein sequence MNNKIYTKQKKTIYRSDPTIIFHNICKKKHSTLLLESAEIKNKHALESMIISDTALKIFSKKNTVTFVPYSKNGKEIIKLLLNSLSNNIKIISYKKNLILKILNETKNFDEDKKLRSNSIFECFRLMFKNFKKSEKYPKSMFFGGLFSYDLVSNFEKLPSLKDDNECPDFCFYLAEVLIILDHKKKTCLIQTTLFKKNHSEEERLANRVLEIEKKLLKLENEVPFKKIKNFKLTKNISDSEFCKIVKKMKIEIQNGEIFQIVPSRKFYLPCENSLLSYKLLKKENPSPYMFFMQDKEFILFGASPESSLKFNPINREIEIYPIAGTRPRGKKEDGSIDLDLDSRIELEMRTDQKELSEHLMLVDLARNDLAKICEPGTRYVSELMKVDKYSCVMHLVSKVVGKLKTDLDIFHAYQACMNMGTLTGAPKIKAMELISKIEKKSRGSYGGSIGYFTISQIFDTCIIIRSAYVKDKVATIQSGAGVVFDSIPKEEANESKNKALAVLMAISKAHNFKGDIF, from the coding sequence ATGAATAATAAAATTTATACTAAACAAAAAAAAACAATTTACAGATCTGATCCAACCATTATTTTTCATAATATTTGTAAAAAAAAACATTCTACTTTACTTTTAGAATCAGCAGAAATAAAAAATAAGCATGCTTTGGAAAGCATGATTATTTCAGATACTGCACTGAAAATTTTTTCCAAAAAAAATACTGTTACTTTTGTTCCATATTCAAAAAATGGAAAAGAAATTATTAAATTATTACTTAATTCATTATCCAATAATATTAAGATAATTTCTTATAAAAAAAATTTAATTTTAAAAATTTTAAATGAAACTAAAAATTTTGATGAAGATAAAAAATTAAGATCAAATTCTATTTTTGAATGTTTTCGGTTAATGTTCAAAAATTTTAAAAAATCTGAAAAATATCCTAAATCAATGTTTTTTGGAGGTTTATTTTCTTATGACTTAGTTTCTAACTTTGAAAAACTACCTTCATTAAAAGATGACAATGAATGTCCAGATTTTTGTTTTTATTTAGCAGAAGTCTTAATCATTTTAGACCATAAAAAAAAAACTTGCTTAATACAAACAACTTTATTTAAAAAAAATCATTCAGAAGAAGAAAGATTAGCTAATCGAGTTCTAGAAATTGAAAAAAAATTACTAAAATTAGAAAATGAAGTACCTTTCAAAAAAATAAAAAATTTCAAATTAACTAAAAATATAAGCGATTCAGAATTTTGCAAAATTGTAAAAAAAATGAAAATTGAAATTCAAAATGGAGAAATTTTTCAAATAGTTCCATCAAGAAAATTTTATTTACCTTGTGAAAATTCTTTACTTTCATATAAATTACTTAAAAAAGAAAATCCAAGTCCTTACATGTTTTTTATGCAAGATAAGGAATTTATTTTGTTTGGTGCTTCTCCAGAAAGTTCTTTAAAGTTTAATCCTATTAATAGAGAAATAGAAATTTATCCAATAGCAGGTACTAGGCCTAGAGGAAAAAAAGAAGATGGTTCTATAGATTTGGATTTGGATAGCAGAATTGAATTAGAAATGAGGACTGATCAAAAAGAATTAAGTGAACATTTAATGCTAGTTGATTTGGCAAGAAATGATTTAGCTAAAATATGTGAACCTGGAACAAGATACGTTTCTGAGTTAATGAAAGTAGACAAATATTCATGTGTAATGCATTTAGTCTCAAAAGTAGTAGGAAAATTAAAAACTGATTTGGATATATTCCATGCATATCAAGCCTGTATGAATATGGGAACTTTAACAGGAGCTCCAAAAATAAAAGCAATGGAACTAATATCAAAAATAGAAAAAAAAAGCCGGGGAAGTTATGGAGGATCTATAGGGTATTTTACTATTTCACAAATATTTGATACATGTATTATAATCAGATCAGCTTATGTAAAAGATAAAGTTGCAACTATACAGTCTGGAGCAGGAGTAGTATTTGACTCTATTCCGAAAGAAGAAGCCAATGAAAGCAAAAATAAAGCATTAGCTGTACTCATGGCTATAAGCAAAGCTCATAACTTTAAAGGAGACATTTTTTAG